A portion of the Stigmatella aurantiaca DW4/3-1 genome contains these proteins:
- a CDS encoding GrpB family protein → MEPTDIGNDARNPGGQQGALRMMRVIRQLKERLGIQHIGGEPIEHLVRRWSRVEMPELNLEVRAYDPSWPVLFERERQRLQKALEAEPLIDIQHVGSTSIPPMPSKNIVDLAVALTLPLCTDSQKERLESLGYRYHGTSPIDPGFFWFWRLEDGTALVVHLCDPRAAWYTNLLHFRDYMREHLEERASYERLKRELASVPGQSWLEYSVLKRHLLQQITDRANVWAAARGGAGSNGS, encoded by the coding sequence ATGGAGCCCACTGACATCGGAAACGATGCGCGGAACCCCGGAGGGCAGCAGGGAGCCCTCCGGATGATGCGAGTCATTCGCCAGCTCAAGGAGCGTCTTGGCATCCAGCACATCGGAGGCGAGCCCATCGAGCACCTGGTGCGCCGCTGGTCGCGCGTGGAGATGCCGGAGCTGAACCTGGAGGTGCGCGCCTATGACCCCTCCTGGCCTGTGCTCTTCGAGCGCGAGCGTCAGCGGCTCCAGAAGGCACTGGAGGCGGAACCGCTGATCGACATCCAGCATGTCGGCAGCACGTCCATTCCGCCCATGCCCAGCAAGAACATCGTCGATCTCGCGGTGGCACTGACCCTCCCGCTCTGCACGGACAGCCAGAAGGAGCGGCTCGAGTCGCTCGGCTACCGCTACCATGGCACCAGCCCCATCGATCCGGGCTTCTTCTGGTTCTGGCGGCTGGAGGACGGCACTGCCCTCGTTGTTCACCTGTGCGATCCGCGCGCGGCCTGGTACACGAACTTGCTCCACTTCCGCGACTACATGCGCGAGCACCTCGAAGAGCGCGCGAGCTACGAGCGGCTCAAGCGAGAACTCGCCTCCGTTCCCGGGCAGAGCTGGCTCGAATACAGTGTGCTCAAGCGTCACCTGTTGCAGCAGATCACCGATCGCGCCAACGTCTGGGCTGCGGCTCGCGGCGGTGCCGGCTCGAATGGCTCTTGA
- a CDS encoding SDR family oxidoreductase yields MEQRIALVTGANRGIGLEVCRQLVRLGIRVVLTARREDKGRAAVEELAAEGLNVSFLPLDVTSEKDRLRILEDITREFGRLDILINNAGISIDFNVPALEVSFDEVIRPTIETNLYGPLHLTQLFVPLMRKHDYGRIVNVSSGLGSFSKITSGRIAYRLSKVGLNAMTKVFADELKDTNILVNVMTPGWVRTNLGGVKAERSTEQGADTIIWLATLPDDGPRGRFFRDRQDFPW; encoded by the coding sequence GTGGAGCAACGCATTGCGCTGGTCACGGGCGCGAACCGTGGCATCGGGTTGGAAGTGTGCCGGCAGTTGGTCAGGCTTGGCATCCGGGTGGTGCTGACGGCGCGGCGGGAGGACAAGGGACGGGCGGCGGTGGAAGAGCTGGCCGCCGAGGGACTCAACGTGTCCTTCCTTCCTCTCGACGTCACCTCCGAGAAGGACCGCCTGCGCATCCTCGAGGACATCACCCGCGAGTTCGGGCGGCTGGACATCCTCATCAACAACGCGGGAATCTCCATTGACTTCAACGTGCCCGCGCTGGAGGTGAGCTTCGACGAGGTCATCCGGCCCACCATCGAGACGAACCTCTACGGTCCGCTGCACCTCACCCAGCTCTTCGTGCCGCTCATGCGCAAGCATGACTACGGGCGCATCGTCAACGTGTCCAGCGGCCTGGGCTCCTTCTCGAAGATCACCTCTGGCCGGATTGCCTACCGCCTGTCCAAGGTGGGCCTGAACGCGATGACCAAGGTCTTCGCCGATGAGCTCAAGGATACCAACATCCTCGTCAACGTCATGACGCCCGGCTGGGTTCGCACGAACCTGGGAGGTGTCAAAGCGGAGCGCTCCACCGAACAAGGAGCCGACACCATCATCTGGCTTGCCACCCTCCCTGATGATGGACCCCGAGGCCGCTTCTTCCGGGACCGGCAGGACTTCCCCTGGTAA